Proteins from a genomic interval of Odocoileus virginianus isolate 20LAN1187 ecotype Illinois unplaced genomic scaffold, Ovbor_1.2 Unplaced_Contig_20, whole genome shotgun sequence:
- the LOC110149234 gene encoding tripartite motif-containing protein 5-like isoform X2, giving the protein MASGILVNIQEEVTCPICLELLTEPLSLDCGHTFCQTCITVNDKESIIGQEGNRSCPVCRVSFEPGNLRPNRQVANIVQRLQEVKGNLEEEQKRNLCAHHGEKLQLFCEEDRKVICWLCERSQAHRGHETFLLEEVAPKYQKTLQSCLQKLKAEKHEAEELEIKVREEMSTWKTQIQNEMQSVQENFTRLRQILNSEEVKELKKLKDELEVILKELAESENDLVKEKLLVTNLISDVEHYLQGSTMELLQDVNVIMKRSESLALKKPKTFPKEQRRVFRAPDLREILRVFNELTDVQRYWGTENNSSSSVKKHSKPFNKEKMTVLQRPKKVTECFDLTDREFKIGLKKLKEIRKLRKAVE; this is encoded by the exons ATGGCTTCAGGAATCCTGGTGAACATACAAGAGGAGGTGACCTGCCCCATTTGCCTGGAGCTTCTGACAGAACCCCTGAGCCTTGACTGTGGTCACACCTTCTGTCAAACCTGTATCACTGTAAACGACAAGGAATCCATAATTGGCCAGGAGGGGAACAGAAGCTGCCCTGTATGCAGAGTTAGTTTTGAGCCTGGGAACCTGCGGCCTAACAGGCAGGTGGCCAATATAGTGCAGAGGCTCCAAGAGGTTAAGGGGAACCTAGAGGAAGAGCAGAAGAGAAATCTCTGTGCTCACCATGGAGAGAAACTCCAGCTCTTCTGTGAAGAGGATAGGAAGGTCATTTGTTGGCTTTGCGAGCGATCTCAGGCGCACCGAGGTCATGAGACgttcctcttggaggaggttgcacCAAAGTACCAG AAAACGCTCCAATCATGTCTGCAGAAGCTGAAGGCAGAGAAACACGAAGCTGAGGAGTTGGAAATTAAAGTCAGAGAAGAGATGTCTACTTGGAAG ACTCAAATACAAAATGAGATGCAAAGTGTCCAGGAAAACTTTACAAGACTAAGACAAATCCTGAACAGTGAGGAGGTGAAAGAACTGAAAAAACTGAAGGATGAGTTGGAAGTTATTCTCAAAGAGCTGGCAGAATCTGAGAATGATCTGGTCAAAGAGAAGCTGTTGGTGACCAATCTCATCTCAGATGTGGAGCACTATTTGCAAGGGTCAACAATGGAGCTGCTGCAG GATGTGAATGTTATCATGAAAAG GAGTGAATCCTTGGCTCTGAAGAAGCCAAAAACTTTCCCCAAGGAACAGAGGAGAGTGTTTCGAGCTCCTGATCTGAGAGAGATACTGCGTGTGTTTAATG aGCTGACAGATGTGCAACGCTACTGGG GCACAGAGAACAATTCATCAAGCAGTGTGAAGAAGCACAGTAAACCattcaacaaagagaaaatgacaGTTCTTCAGAGACCGAAGAAAGTAACAGAATGTTTTGATCTAACTGATAGAGAATTCAAAATAGGTCTGAAGAAACtcaaagagataagaaaactaagaaaagcaGTTGAATga
- the LOC110149234 gene encoding tripartite motif-containing protein 5-like isoform X1 yields the protein MASGILVNIQEEVTCPICLELLTEPLSLDCGHTFCQTCITVNDKESIIGQEGNRSCPVCRVSFEPGNLRPNRQVANIVQRLQEVKGNLEEEQKRNLCAHHGEKLQLFCEEDRKVICWLCERSQAHRGHETFLLEEVAPKYQKTLQSCLQKLKAEKHEAEELEIKVREEMSTWKTQIQNEMQSVQENFTRLRQILNSEEVKELKKLKDELEVILKELAESENDLVKEKLLVTNLISDVEHYLQGSTMELLQDVNVIMKRSESLALKKPKTFPKEQRRVFRAPDLREILRVFNELTDVQRYWVRVTLNSPKGANVVISPDQRQVRYASNHQVFNTLQNHNYENFGVLGSPVITSGRHYWEVDVSEKRAWILGVCGENCENIMMPSLETSGNFRNVYSGYRATILGSYSEYKPNNDSSQNVYSRYQPKNGYWVIGLKSDSVYNAFDESSFSYPVILTLSLSVSPHRVGVFLDYEARTVLFLNVTNHGFPIYKFSSCSFPQRTVPYFHPMQCEGPMTLCSPTC from the exons ATGGCTTCAGGAATCCTGGTGAACATACAAGAGGAGGTGACCTGCCCCATTTGCCTGGAGCTTCTGACAGAACCCCTGAGCCTTGACTGTGGTCACACCTTCTGTCAAACCTGTATCACTGTAAACGACAAGGAATCCATAATTGGCCAGGAGGGGAACAGAAGCTGCCCTGTATGCAGAGTTAGTTTTGAGCCTGGGAACCTGCGGCCTAACAGGCAGGTGGCCAATATAGTGCAGAGGCTCCAAGAGGTTAAGGGGAACCTAGAGGAAGAGCAGAAGAGAAATCTCTGTGCTCACCATGGAGAGAAACTCCAGCTCTTCTGTGAAGAGGATAGGAAGGTCATTTGTTGGCTTTGCGAGCGATCTCAGGCGCACCGAGGTCATGAGACgttcctcttggaggaggttgcacCAAAGTACCAG AAAACGCTCCAATCATGTCTGCAGAAGCTGAAGGCAGAGAAACACGAAGCTGAGGAGTTGGAAATTAAAGTCAGAGAAGAGATGTCTACTTGGAAG ACTCAAATACAAAATGAGATGCAAAGTGTCCAGGAAAACTTTACAAGACTAAGACAAATCCTGAACAGTGAGGAGGTGAAAGAACTGAAAAAACTGAAGGATGAGTTGGAAGTTATTCTCAAAGAGCTGGCAGAATCTGAGAATGATCTGGTCAAAGAGAAGCTGTTGGTGACCAATCTCATCTCAGATGTGGAGCACTATTTGCAAGGGTCAACAATGGAGCTGCTGCAG GATGTGAATGTTATCATGAAAAG GAGTGAATCCTTGGCTCTGAAGAAGCCAAAAACTTTCCCCAAGGAACAGAGGAGAGTGTTTCGAGCTCCTGATCTGAGAGAGATACTGCGTGTGTTTAATG aGCTGACAGATGTGCAACGCTACTGGG TTCGGGTGACCCTGAATTCTCCCAAGGGTGCAAATGTTGTCATTTCTCCGGATCAGAGACAAGTGAGATATGCGTCCAATCACCAAGTCTTTAATACACTTCAGAAtcataattatgaaaattttgGTGTCCTGGGCTCCCCAGTTATCACATCAGGGAGACATTACTGGGAGGTAGACGTGTCAGAGAAACGTGCCTGGATCCTGGGGGTATGTGGTGAAAACTGTGAAAATATCATGATGCCATCATTAGAAACCAGTGGAAATTTTCGAAATGTTTATTCAGGATATCGAGCTACAATTTTGGGTAGTTATTCAGAATATAAACCTAACAATGACAGTAGTCAAAATGTTTATTCAAGATATCAACCTAAAAATGGCTATTGGGTCATAGGGTTAAAGAGTGATTCTGTATATAATGCCTTTGATGAGTCTTCCTTCTCATATCCTGTGATTTTAACCCTCTCCCTGAGTGTTTCTCCCCATCGTGTTGGGGTTTTCCTAGACTATGAGGCGCGCACTGTCTTATTTCTCAATGTCACCAACCATGGGTTTCCCATTTATAAATTCTCTTCATGTTCCTTTCCTCAGAGAACAGTTCCATATTTCCATCCTATGCAATGTGAAGGGCCCATGACTCTGTGTTCACCAACCTGTTGA
- the LOC110149234 gene encoding tripartite motif-containing protein 5-like isoform X3 → MASGILVNIQEEVTCPICLELLTEPLSLDCGHTFCQTCITVNDKESIIGQEGNRSCPVCRVSFEPGNLRPNRQVANIVQRLQEVKGNLEEEQKRNLCAHHGEKLQLFCEEDRKVICWLCERSQAHRGHETFLLEEVAPKYQKTLQSCLQKLKAEKHEAEELEIKVREEMSTWKTQIQNEMQSVQENFTRLRQILNSEEVKELKKLKDELEVILKELAESENDLVKEKLLVTNLISDVEHYLQGSTMELLQILEVSLMLLQRSKPFTFGKSDSIACVFWNDWLHLSPLFGSYIEIIFIPTIKG, encoded by the exons ATGGCTTCAGGAATCCTGGTGAACATACAAGAGGAGGTGACCTGCCCCATTTGCCTGGAGCTTCTGACAGAACCCCTGAGCCTTGACTGTGGTCACACCTTCTGTCAAACCTGTATCACTGTAAACGACAAGGAATCCATAATTGGCCAGGAGGGGAACAGAAGCTGCCCTGTATGCAGAGTTAGTTTTGAGCCTGGGAACCTGCGGCCTAACAGGCAGGTGGCCAATATAGTGCAGAGGCTCCAAGAGGTTAAGGGGAACCTAGAGGAAGAGCAGAAGAGAAATCTCTGTGCTCACCATGGAGAGAAACTCCAGCTCTTCTGTGAAGAGGATAGGAAGGTCATTTGTTGGCTTTGCGAGCGATCTCAGGCGCACCGAGGTCATGAGACgttcctcttggaggaggttgcacCAAAGTACCAG AAAACGCTCCAATCATGTCTGCAGAAGCTGAAGGCAGAGAAACACGAAGCTGAGGAGTTGGAAATTAAAGTCAGAGAAGAGATGTCTACTTGGAAG ACTCAAATACAAAATGAGATGCAAAGTGTCCAGGAAAACTTTACAAGACTAAGACAAATCCTGAACAGTGAGGAGGTGAAAGAACTGAAAAAACTGAAGGATGAGTTGGAAGTTATTCTCAAAGAGCTGGCAGAATCTGAGAATGATCTGGTCAAAGAGAAGCTGTTGGTGACCAATCTCATCTCAGATGTGGAGCACTATTTGCAAGGGTCAACAATGGAGCTGCTGCAG ATACTAGAAGTCTCCCTCATGCTTCTACAAAGGTCAAAGCCTTTTACCTTTGGGAAATCTGACAGCATCGCATGTGTCTTCTGGAATGACTGGCTTCACTTGTCTCCACTTTTTGGCTCTTACATTGAGATCATCTTTATTCCCACAATCAAGGGCTGA
- the LOC110149234 gene encoding tripartite motif-containing protein 5-like isoform X4 — protein sequence MASGILVNIQEEVTCPICLELLTEPLSLDCGHTFCQTCITVNDKESIIGQEGNRSCPVCRVSFEPGNLRPNRQVANIVQRLQEVKGNLEEEQKRNLCAHHGEKLQLFCEEDRKVICWLCERSQAHRGHETFLLEEVAPKYQKTLQSCLQKLKAEKHEAEELEIKVREEMSTWKTQIQNEMQSVQENFTRLRQILNSEEVKELKKLKDELEVILKELAESENDLVKEKLLVTNLISDVEHYLQGSTMELLQQQHNDDFNMDT from the exons ATGGCTTCAGGAATCCTGGTGAACATACAAGAGGAGGTGACCTGCCCCATTTGCCTGGAGCTTCTGACAGAACCCCTGAGCCTTGACTGTGGTCACACCTTCTGTCAAACCTGTATCACTGTAAACGACAAGGAATCCATAATTGGCCAGGAGGGGAACAGAAGCTGCCCTGTATGCAGAGTTAGTTTTGAGCCTGGGAACCTGCGGCCTAACAGGCAGGTGGCCAATATAGTGCAGAGGCTCCAAGAGGTTAAGGGGAACCTAGAGGAAGAGCAGAAGAGAAATCTCTGTGCTCACCATGGAGAGAAACTCCAGCTCTTCTGTGAAGAGGATAGGAAGGTCATTTGTTGGCTTTGCGAGCGATCTCAGGCGCACCGAGGTCATGAGACgttcctcttggaggaggttgcacCAAAGTACCAG AAAACGCTCCAATCATGTCTGCAGAAGCTGAAGGCAGAGAAACACGAAGCTGAGGAGTTGGAAATTAAAGTCAGAGAAGAGATGTCTACTTGGAAG ACTCAAATACAAAATGAGATGCAAAGTGTCCAGGAAAACTTTACAAGACTAAGACAAATCCTGAACAGTGAGGAGGTGAAAGAACTGAAAAAACTGAAGGATGAGTTGGAAGTTATTCTCAAAGAGCTGGCAGAATCTGAGAATGATCTGGTCAAAGAGAAGCTGTTGGTGACCAATCTCATCTCAGATGTGGAGCACTATTTGCAAGGGTCAACAATGGAGCTGCTGCAG CAACAACACAATGATGATTTTAATATGGACACCTGA